The nucleotide sequence GATACTTACAAGACACTTATACCTGCTGTTTCGAAGATTGGGAAGATTGATGAAGCGTTTCGGTTGTTGAACAATTGTGTGGAAGATGGGCATAAGCCGTTTCCGAGTTTGTATGCTCCGATTATTAAGGGGATGTGTAGGAATGGGATGTTTGATGATGCTTTTAGCTTTTTCAGTGATATGAAGGTGAAGGCTCATCCGCCTAACAGGCCGGTTTACACAATGCTGATTACAATGTGTGGTCGTGGTGGGAAATTTGTGGATGCGGCTAATTACTTGGTTGAGATGACAGAGATGGGTTTGGTTCCGATATCACGGTGCTTTGATATGGTTACTGATGGGTTGAAGAATAGCGGGAAGCATGATTTGGCTATGCGAATAGAGCAGTTGGAAGTTCAGCTTAGAGGAGTTTGATAGTGCTACACTTAGAAAGGCTTTTGAGGTTGGGATTCCCCTAAACGTACTCTGATACTTGGGAGTTGGGATTCTACAGACTAGTTTTGTTGTACtgttgtttttagttctatctGTCAGATCATTAAATACGTATTGTTCTCTTTGGACAGATATTACTACAGAAGAATCAACAACAGAACTCACATTACTAAAGAAACAGTGATGCTTTCAGACAACACAAGCGCTGGTGTTAATACATTGACTCGTTTGTTCCACAGATTACAAATTTCACTCACCACTCTCACCTTTTGTATCATAAACCGACAAATCTTTACTCTTTAGCAAACATCTATATTCACACTTAGAAATAACTAAAGGTCCAAGCCAATAAagacaaataattatttaaccAAATGCAAAACTGTTCTTTAATAGTACCAAGGTTTGTGCTTTATGGGCAAACACCAACAATTTTCTATAAGCCTTTAGAGccacaaaataaaagaagtagCAACAAACAAATTATACGAAAGGGCACGAAGTAAATAATGAAACTACTCTGCGATTAGCAAACGGTTTTGGCCTCGATATGAAGAAACACCTTTCACATGCTTATATGTCCGCTTCAAGGAAGTTTCGAGATAGGGTTACCTAAAGAGGAAGATAAAGTTACATAAATAAAGTGTATTCTTAAAAGGATTTGACTAGACTTTACAATGGTTATAGATATGAAGGAAGGGTCAGTTACCTTCTCGCCTAATTTGAAGGCTGGCAGACCCTTGTAAGGGCATGTACCGCAGCGGAAGGCATCACCGAGCCCACACTGAAagaattgtttaaaaaattctCAGTCTTGTGGAACCAAAAATCTAATGCATACAGAGAAAGAGATGGGTAAAGAAGCTTACACTGCCACATGCTGATTGTGGATTCTCGATTTGATCATCTGTGAGGCCCAGCTTCACAGCTTTCTCCTCAATCTCAGCTCTACCACAGACGCAGTTCTTGCAAGCTTTTTTGGTGGTCGCACAACCGCTGGCTGCAAAAAAGTGAAGATCATGTGGTTGTCTTAAACACAAGGGATGAACAAAGAAGATCATGTGGTTGTCTTAAAGACAAGGGATGAACAAGGATAATAAAGATCATGTGGTTGTCTTTAATTACCAACAGGAAGCTGTGGCTTCTTCAAGTCCTCCTCTGTTAAAAGAGAATCTTCATCAATAAGATCCAAGTCATCATCTAGATTAACCTTCAAGAGAACTTTTGCAGGCTTTTTGAGAGCAAATGATGAACCAATTTTCCAAGAAGGTTTCTTTGCCTTGATCTGCATTTGACAACATGTTTCTCTGTTATATGGATGAGCAAAAGTGAGAGCCTATATCTAAGTTCGACAGATAAGTAGAATGAAGATCTTTCATTCTTCATGCTTAAGGCCTAGAATAAGCCTGAACCTAAAACAGCAAGCTTTTATTCATATTTTCGGGAAAGAAGAAACGTTTCCTCATactaaaagaaagagaagaagagagacaagacGTGTAAAACTGCTCACCCCAAAGGATAAACTGAACGTAGACAACTTAATTGATTTCAAATCAACACACTGTGGCTCCAGAAAACCAGCCAACGTCACTCTTTTTTGAATGGTCTGCAAGGAAGACGCCATAAGATTAATCAAGGTCAAATAAAAACCCCATTACAAAGACTAGTAGATGGACGAGACAAACCTGTTGCATATCTTCCAGTTGACCCTCCAAATTCTTGCACACAAAAACCGTGCCACCAGGCTTCAAGATCCTCGAGAACTCACCACATATTTTGTCACTAGGAAAATCAGATGTTTTGGAAATTGCTAAAACAGCGTCCACTGATGAAGAATCCAAAGGAAACTGatctgcaaaatcatcaatagtCCAAACATTATGAGAAGAAGATACCAACGAATACCCTAGCACGTGTTCAATTGTTGTCACccaagaaaaacacaatctATCTGCCTTAAAAAGTGTCCATCTCTCGATAATACAGACACAAATCTTCCTATCTAATTTATATTCCGGACCTAACTATTACAAGCTTAGAGCcagtgaaaacaaagaagcaggAGAATAAAGAGATTTACTTATTGTGGATGCTTGGGTAATAATCAGAGGATCAAAACGCTCCTTTCCAAGCTGTTCCATAACAGTAAGAACAGAGCTAACAGGCAACACAACATCATCCGTCACAGCCAAAACCGTCTTCTGATTAACCATCGAATcctacaaaaacacaaaaaccccaaaaacattaaaaaggaCTAAACTTTGATTGTGTTTTACAACTTTAAGATGGGAATTTAGTTCCGGAAAAAAAAGCTCTTATGACATGCACACATATGAATCAAAGAGAAACAAGTCAATCGATTCACGCAATCAACTactaagaataaaaaaaagctGAGAGATTGATGATAACAGAAACCTAAACTCACCATATTGGGGAAAAATCTCTTTAGAAAAACCTAGCGAGCGAGAAgtacaaaaaccctagaaattatCTCTCTTGTAAATTCTTTTTTGCCTtgaaaagagaaatcaaaatcaaatctttctcaccttctctctctctctctgggtcgctcttttatatttttttcgcCGACTCTTTTTGCTGTTTTCTTGGTTCTTCTTTTATAAATGCGGTTTGGTCAAACCGGGTTGCAAGTCGGTCCACGATTGAATAGATGGTACTTTGTAGAGGATGTTTAGCAGAAATTTAAAAAGTAACtagttatagttttattttcttatagtatttaactattttgtaacagtttttattttttcgggTGTGCTAAAGAACTATTTTGTAACATGAGTAAAAAAGGTATAGAAATTATGACAACTATCTCACTCATCTCCAATAGCTTTCTTTGTAACTGCTCCCACTTAATTAAAGCTTctatagaaaggaaaaaaattatcttatataatatagaagacttcattttaaaattttcttcaaGAATTTGAAACCTGTCACCAAAAGAGTTATTATCTGTAAAAAAAGACAACTTGAATCcaagtaatatattataatatgttcaatttttcttctactttttaatcataacttccaataataattttctgtattaTTTATTcactttaataaaaataattcacataatatgattattaatttgttttgtaatttcattctaattacaataaactaaaatatattttaatatatagaatttctaaatatttatagAGAGAAAGCTGAATACATATTTCGTTTTATGAGAGAACaaaatgtttatttaaaattacagTTTGATTAGCTTGAAGttcctatcatatatttatatttatagtaatttaaaatttttatattcaaaccaaaaaaaccagttctttattaacaataaatttatttttatgaatttttcacaTCTTTTATTAACTtacatattctatcaaatattttgtgactctcatatttataatcatatccatattttaaggcactaaattttaattacttgcaattatttatttgtgtttatgttatttttttcaccTCCATAGTATTTCTAGCAgtctaataaaattattaattacaattaaaaatagaataaataataagagatattaatatttgattattgcattgttgttgttggatgaGGTTATCAGTGTACATGCAGGTCTAACTTCTTCATCGACTCTGCCTTTGCCATGTGGAGTGGAATCGTATTTGCATTAATCATTCTGTTTAGGTTGGTTGTGATGGCGTATGAAATGTGGTTTAAATGATGAATCTATGGATATCGATAATGGTTTAGGATGATTGATTCTTGTGTCGTTGTAAAGTGAGTTTGAGAGAGAGTGCATATAATAAAACTTCATTCTAAAAATTTTGTACACGTTTTGAAAGATacttatttaaaagaatatttatggaatataaactattaaataatcaatttattcaataagttactaaattctttta is from Camelina sativa cultivar DH55 chromosome 20, Cs, whole genome shotgun sequence and encodes:
- the LOC104770164 gene encoding anamorsin homolog isoform X2, encoding MVNQKTVLAVTDDVVLPVSSVLTVMEQLGKERFDPLIITQASTINQFPLDSSSVDAVLAISKTSDFPSDKICGEFSRILKPGGTVFVCKNLEGQLEDMQQTIQKRVTLAGFLEPQCVDLKSIKLSTFSLSFGIKAKKPSWKIGSSFALKKPAKVLLKVNLDDDLDLIDEDSLLTEEDLKKPQLPVASGCATTKKACKNCVCGRAEIEEKAVKLGLTDDQIENPQSACGSCGLGDAFRCGTCPYKGLPAFKLGEKVTLSRNFLEADI
- the LOC104770164 gene encoding anamorsin homolog isoform X1; protein product: MDSMVNQKTVLAVTDDVVLPVSSVLTVMEQLGKERFDPLIITQASTINQFPLDSSSVDAVLAISKTSDFPSDKICGEFSRILKPGGTVFVCKNLEGQLEDMQQTIQKRVTLAGFLEPQCVDLKSIKLSTFSLSFGIKAKKPSWKIGSSFALKKPAKVLLKVNLDDDLDLIDEDSLLTEEDLKKPQLPVASGCATTKKACKNCVCGRAEIEEKAVKLGLTDDQIENPQSACGSCGLGDAFRCGTCPYKGLPAFKLGEKVTLSRNFLEADI